A single genomic interval of Camelina sativa cultivar DH55 chromosome 11, Cs, whole genome shotgun sequence harbors:
- the LOC104728214 gene encoding GDT1-like protein 3 has protein sequence MGLLSNPTRLVLISTIFCFIFVSSISAQDSVVENERQESEGSGKELGRRGMVNFLNLDLFFFFTGPGVFDALFSSFSMILVTEIGDETFIIAALMAMRHPKATVLSGALSALFVMTILSTGLGRIVPNLISRKHTNSAATVLYAFFGLRLLYIAWRSTDSKSNQKKEMEEVEEKLESGQGKTPFRRLFSRFCTPIFLESFILTFLAEWGDRSQIATIALATHKNAIGVAIGATIGHTMCTSLAVVGGSMLASRISQRTVATVGGLLFLGFSVSSYFYPPL, from the exons TTTTCTGCTTCATCTTCGTCTCTTCCATCTCCGCTCAG GATTCGGTGGTTGAGAATGAGAGACAAGAATCAGAAGGATCTGGTAAAGAGCTTGGTCGTCGTGGAAtggtaaattttttaaatctcgatctgtttttttttttt ACTGGCCCTGGTGTATTTGATGCTTTGTTTTCCAGTTTCTCCATGATACTTGTGACCGAG ATTGGGGATGAAACGTTTATTATAGCGGCGTTGATGGCTATGCGACATCCTAAAGCTACTGTTTTATCGGGTGCACTTTCTGCTTTGTTTGTTATGACT ATTCTTTCCACTGGACTTGGTAGAATAGTGCCAAACTTGATATCAAGGAAGCACACCAACAGCGCTGCTACAG TTCTCTATGCATTTTTTGGTTTGCGATTACTCTACATTGCTTGGAGGTCTACTGATTCAAAGTCAAATCAGAAGAAGGAAATGGAGGAA GTTGAAGAGAAGCTTGAGTCAGGCCAAGGAAAGACACCTTTCCGTCGCTTATTCTCAAGATTTTGTACCCCAATATTTCTAGAG tctTTCATCTTAACTTTTCTAGCTGAATGGGGCGACCGTAGCCAGATTGCTACAATAGCT TTGGCGACTCACAAGAACGCCATAGGAGTGGCCATTGGGGCAACAATTGGACACACGATGTGTACTTCACTAGCGGTTGTTGGAGGAAGCATGCTGGCTTCAAGGATCTCGCAACGCACAGTTGCAACTGTTGGAGGCCTCCTCTTCCTCGGATTTTCAGTGTCGTCCTATTTTTATCCTCCACTATAG